A region of the Sodalis ligni genome:
ACGCTGGCGTCGCTGACTCAGGATATAGACAGGCTGAACCAATCCATCAAACAGTTGCAAGCGCGCCAGGCCGCTCAGCAGAAGTTGCTGGCGCAGCAGTTGGACGCCGCGTTTCGCCAGGGCCGCAACTCCGGTCTGCAATTGATTTTAAGCGGGGAAGAAGGCCAGCGCAGCGAAAGGATCCTGGCGTATTTCAGCTATCTCAATCAGGCGCGGGAAAAATCCATTCAGGATCTCAAACAGACACGGCAGCAACTGGCGGGTCAGAAAACCGATCTGCAGCAAAAACAGCTTCAGCAGGCGACAATGCTGCGACAGCAGCAGTCCGAGCAGAAAACGCTGGAAAATGCCCGGCTGGCGCGAAAGAAAACGCTCTCCGCCCTCGATACCTCCATCCATCAAAATCAGCTTAGCCTAAACGAACTGCGGCAAAACGAAGCCCGCCTGCAAAACGATATCGCCCGCGCAGAACGGGAAGCCAAAGCCCGTGCCGAGCGGGAAGAACGCGAGGCGCAGCAGGTGCGGGAACGGCAGGAACAGGCTAAACGCCAGGGAGCGACCTATAAACCTTCCACCAGCGAACGCGAGCTAATGTCCCGTACCGGCGGACTGGGCCAGCCCGCCGGGCAAGCCATGTGGCCGGTCAGGGGCCGCACCCTGCATCAGTTCGGAGAAGCGCTGCAAGGCGAGCTGCGCTGGAAGGGCATGGTGATCGCCGCCCCCGAAGGCACCGAAGTCAAAGCCATTGCCGACGGCCGCGTGCTGATGGCCGACTGGCTCCAGGGCTATGGCCTGGTGGTGGTGCTTGAACACGGTCAAGGAGATATGAGTCTCTACGGCTACAATCAAAGCGCCCTGGTGAAGGTGGGGGATCAGGTTAAATCCGGCCAGCCCATCGCGCTGGTGGGCACCAGCGGCGGGCAGGATACCTCAGCCCTCTATTTCGAAATTCGTCGTCGCGGCCAGGCGATCAACCCCTTGCCATGGTTAGGAAGATAGCGTGTTGAATAAAAAAACCGGTGCCCTGGTACTGTTGCTCCTGCTCGGTATGGCTAAAACCGCTTTTGCCGGCAGGCTGGCCATCGTCATCGACGACTTCGGCTATCGTCCGCATACTGAATATCAAGTGCTGTCGATGCCCACCGCCGTATCCATCTCCGTCTTGCCCAATGCTCCCTTTGCCGCCGAGATGGCGCGCAAAGCCCATGCGCAGGGACGGGAAGTTCTGATTCACCTGCCGATGGCGCCGTTGAGCAAGCAGCCACTGGAACGGGACACGCTGTTCCCTAGCATGAGCCGGGATGAGATCGCCCGCATCGTGCGCGATGCGGTGGGCAAAGTTCCGTATGCCGTCGGGGTGAACAACCATATGGGCAGCGCCATGACCTCCAGCCTGGCGGGCATGCAAAATGTCATGCAGGTACTGAGCCGCTATCCCTTTTATTTTCTCGACAGCATGACCATCGGCAACAGCCAGTCGCGCCAGGCGGCGGCCGGCACCGGCGTCAAGGTAATCAAACGCAATGTATTTCTGGACGACACGTCCAACCAGGACGACATCCGGCAGCAGTTCAACCGTGCCGTAGCCCTGGCCCGCCGTAACGGCTCGGCCATCGCTATCGGGCACCCTCATCCGGACACCATCAAGGTGCTGCAGCAGGTATTGTCGGCGTTGCCGTCGGATATCATGCTGGTGCCCCCCAGCGCGCTGGTGAACGAGGCGACTTCACCCTCCCCCGCGCCGACGCCGTTACCGGCCCCCGGCCGTCCGCGCCATCGGTTCCAGGGCGTTCCGCAATGTATTGTCAAGCAGGCTCCGCCGCCGGTTTATGCTGATGCGATGTTCAGCGTGATATTTTCCAGCTTGAATCAGGCGTCTTGGGTGACGCAGATTAAACATTGGTTCGCTTCAGCGCCGGACGGATATTAAGCTTTCGCCGAAAATGTTATGCTAAGAGCCATAAAGGGGCAGACGCAGTGCCTGCTCCGCCAAGATTACACAAGGGTTAATCCATGATAGTCGTCACTGGTGGGGCCGGTTTTATCGGCAGCAATATTGTTAAGTCTCTGAATAATGTCGGATATAACGATATCCTGGTGGTGGATAACCTTAAGGATGGCACCAAATTCGTCAATCTGGCGGATCTGGATATTACCGATTATATGGATAAAGAGGATTTTATCGGCAGTATCATCGCCGGCGATGATTTCGGCGATATTGAAGCGGTATTCCACGAAGGCGCCTGTTCGTCCACCACCGAGTGGGACGGGAAGTATATGATGGACAATAACTATCAATACTCCAAGGAATTGCTGCATTACTGCCTTGAACGGACCAT
Encoded here:
- the envC gene encoding murein hydrolase activator EnvC produces the protein MRGKASLKRVNTGENGSRGPFPTLKHHVYASLFYAGVMLLPIAGHADDNKQQLKTLQQNIAEKEKSVQQQQQQRGALLSQLKKQEESISKSSRALRETQGTLASLTQDIDRLNQSIKQLQARQAAQQKLLAQQLDAAFRQGRNSGLQLILSGEEGQRSERILAYFSYLNQAREKSIQDLKQTRQQLAGQKTDLQQKQLQQATMLRQQQSEQKTLENARLARKKTLSALDTSIHQNQLSLNELRQNEARLQNDIARAEREAKARAEREEREAQQVRERQEQAKRQGATYKPSTSERELMSRTGGLGQPAGQAMWPVRGRTLHQFGEALQGELRWKGMVIAAPEGTEVKAIADGRVLMADWLQGYGLVVVLEHGQGDMSLYGYNQSALVKVGDQVKSGQPIALVGTSGGQDTSALYFEIRRRGQAINPLPWLGR
- a CDS encoding divergent polysaccharide deacetylase family protein; protein product: MAKTAFAGRLAIVIDDFGYRPHTEYQVLSMPTAVSISVLPNAPFAAEMARKAHAQGREVLIHLPMAPLSKQPLERDTLFPSMSRDEIARIVRDAVGKVPYAVGVNNHMGSAMTSSLAGMQNVMQVLSRYPFYFLDSMTIGNSQSRQAAAGTGVKVIKRNVFLDDTSNQDDIRQQFNRAVALARRNGSAIAIGHPHPDTIKVLQQVLSALPSDIMLVPPSALVNEATSPSPAPTPLPAPGRPRHRFQGVPQCIVKQAPPPVYADAMFSVIFSSLNQASWVTQIKHWFASAPDGY